Proteins co-encoded in one Brassica oleracea var. oleracea cultivar TO1000 chromosome C4, BOL, whole genome shotgun sequence genomic window:
- the LOC106340605 gene encoding UDP-glucuronic acid decarboxylase 4-like: protein MDYHRGANVEVRIARIFNTYWPRMCIDDGRVVSNFVAQALRKAPLTVYGDGKQTRSFQFVSDLVEGLMRLMEGEHVGPFNLGNPGESTMLELAKVVQETIDPNAKIEFRPNTEVDPHKRKPDITKAKELLGWEPKVALRQGLPLMVKDFRQRVFGDQKQETITTSSSSTE from the exons ATGGACTACCACAGAGGCGCCAATGTTGAGGTTAGGATAGCTCGGATCTTCAATACTTACTGGCCTAGGATGTGTATTGATGACGGTCGTGTCGTTAGCAACTTCGTTGCCCAG GCATTAAGAAAAGCGCCATTGACTGTTTATGGCGACGGTAAGCAGACACGGAGCTTCCAGTTTGTCTCTGATCTG GTGGAGGGTCTGATGAGGTTGATGGAAGGAGAACATGTTGGCCCATTTAACCTTGGCAACCCTGGTGAATCCACCATGCTCGAGCTCGCTAAGGTGGTTCAAGAGACGATCGACCCGAACGCAAAGATAGAGTTTAGACCAAACACAGAGGTCGACCCACACAAGAGGAAACCAGACATCACAAAGGCCAAAGAGCTTCTTGGTTGGGAACCAAAGGTCGCTCTCCGCCAAGGGCTCCCTCTTATGGTCAAAGATTTCCGTCAGCGTGTCTTTGGCGACCAAAAGCAGGAGACCATCACCACTTCTTCTTCATCAACAGAATAA
- the LOC106340366 gene encoding 21 kDa protein-like translates to MNSFITFALLSLLLALNSNPSYASGRNHTDDTNACRVTRYSRYIKNACSVTQNQQLCFRTLWPFAIVAKNNSSKWARASVAVTITDTKQILRLLLKTRSSAVGKRERVALSDCRELFVDSLGNLYKSLAVLRKLDADEFQQQMSDLATWLSSALTDEDTCLDGFEETSIRSSTVRMIRRRATRCMQLCSNALALLNKLAYDGL, encoded by the coding sequence ATGAATTCTTTCATCACGTTTGCTCTTCTCTCTCTTCTTCTGGCACTAAACTCAAACCCGTCGTATGCCTCCGGGCGCAACCACACAGACGATACAAACGCGTGTAGGGTGACGCGATACAGCAGGTACATTAAAAACGCGTGCAGCGTAACGCAAAACCAACAGCTATGCTTTCGAACGCTATGGCCGTTTGCAATCGTCGCTAAAAACAACTCGAGCAAGTGGGCCCGAGCTAGCGTCGCGGTGACCATAACGGACACCAAACAGATCCTAAGACTCTTGCTGAAAACGCGGAGTTCGGCGGTTGGGAAACGCGAGAGAGTCGCGTTATCGGATTGTCGAGAGCTATTCGTGGACTCCCTTGGCAATCTATACAAGTCACTCGCCGTTCTCCGGAAACTGGACGCCGACGAGTTTCAGCAGCAGATGAGCGATCTCGCCACGTGGTTAAGCTCTGCACTCACGGATGAGGACACGTGTCTAGATGGGTTTGAGGAGACGTCGATTAGATCGTCGACGGTGAGAATGATTCGGAGGAGAGCTACAAGGTGTATGCAGTTATGCAGCAACGCTCTGGCGCTACTGAACAAGCTTGCTTATGATGGCTTGTAG